The following are from one region of the Hyla sarda isolate aHylSar1 chromosome 6, aHylSar1.hap1, whole genome shotgun sequence genome:
- the LOC130277420 gene encoding uncharacterized protein LOC130277420 yields the protein MMSRSSAEDSQSGASLPVNDLYRLLLDRASGPGGDEWLRLCLELLVPAHREEGELLPSAPSSSATRSTMSGRQKGAEEVEASEFGASASMVFDVSSAGQVSGDVIESLPEAEEQAEQPRRSLRSANRPKRKNYSPEAARHSRTASKKTPVPPSRSVSSIAPTGREEEIQAPAERASIDKATKMVWILGHSFVHWARRRAVSRSYGLNLGFPDKEVCIFWGGKRGLVLSELFDLCLSKAAIWPNPDILILHIGGNDIGKWNTSMLYQNLKQTVFAVKEVCPAALIVFSEIIPRLVWLDKNERFKDRIRKRLNRSMEKFMLKINGFSYRHVDLEAFVRGLYWSDKVHLSMIGMDIFNVGLQNMIEKATVVGGHD from the exons ATGATGTCCAGGTCGTCGGCGGAAGATTCGCAGTCGGGTGCCAGCCTCCCAGTGAATGATTTATACCGGCTATTGCTGGATAGAGCCTCCGGACCCGGCGGCGACGAGTGGCTACGCCTGTGCTTAGAGCTACTGGTTCCTGCGCACAGAGAAGAGGGCGAGCTGTTACCGTCTGCACCTAGCTCTTCTGCGACCAGGTCCACGATGTCCGGCAGGCAGAAAGGAGCGGAAGAAGTGGAAGCAAGCGAGTTTGGAGCGTCCGCGTCCATGGTATTTGACGtcagcagcgcaggacaggtttCCGGTGACGTCATTGAAAGCTTGCCGGAAGCTGAAGAGCAAGCGGAGCAACCGCGACGGTCGCTACGCAGCGCCAACCGGCCGAAGAGGAAGAATTACTCTCCGGAAGCCGCAAGACACAGCCGGACCGCAAGTAAGAAGACGCCCGTCCCTCCCTCCCGTTCAGTGAGTTCAATTGCTCCTACCGGAAGAGAGGAAGAGATCCAAGCACCTGCAGAGAGGGCATCGATCG ACAAGGCAACCAAGATGGTGTGGATACTGGGACACTCCTTCGTCCACTGGGCCAGGAGACGTGCAGTAAGCAGATCATATGGCCTAAATCTCGGTTTCCCTGATAAGGAAGTCTGCATCTTCTGGGGAGGAAAGAGAGGTTTAGTTTTATCAGAACTGTTTGATTTATGTTTGAGTAAAGCCGCAATTTGGCCAAACCCAGATATTTTAATCCTGCATATAGGGGGTAATGATATAGGGAAATGGAATACGTCTATGTTATATCAAAATTTAAAGCAAACTGTTTTTGCAGTTAAAGAAGTTTGTCCGGCGGCGTTAATTGTCTTTTCAGAAATAATACCGAGGCTAGTTTGGTTGGACAAAAATGAAAGGTTCAAGGATAGAATTCGTAAGAGATTGAACAGGAGTATGGAGAAgtttatgttaaaaataaatgggtTTTCTTACAGGCACGTGGACTTGGAAGCTTTTGTGCGCGGTCTATACTGGTCTGACAAGGTGCATTTGTCAATGATCGGTATGGACATTTTTAATGTTGGGTTACAAAATATGATTGAGAAGGCCACGGTTGTGGGTGGGCATGACTGA